The Christiangramia flava JLT2011 genome has a segment encoding these proteins:
- a CDS encoding amidase family protein — translation MKKLLLLFIAGSLLVSCKDDKKADTVSEEQNVENPRDTIKEMDFKVVDSKFIDNDSLWKPFEKDLDSMTAEVYEEVRGYVYEKSIPEIQEAVSAGKLTYEELALFYLTRIREYDRNNDFSLNSVISLNPNLLAEARQKDEDLKNAKDPHAIYGIPVLLKDNIDTEAMATTAGAAALQNNQTQDAFIVQKLKENGALILGKANLSEWAYFFCGDCPSGYSAVGGQTLNPYGRKKFDTGGSSSGSGVAVAANLAPVAVGSETSGSILSPSSQNSIVGLKPTIGLLSRGGIVPISSTLDTPGPMTRTVIDNAILLSAMSGIDPEDPASEMAAKPAFDYTEITQADLSGKRFGAIIRLMEDSLYVRAINDLKKAGAEIVEYEAEEINLPNFVRLLNLDMKKDLPSYFENYGGDVGLKNVQDVMEYNSEDTLKRAPYGQRLFQGIVDDSASEEDFAAIKDTLKTNGTRFLEKPMREHNLDGILSINNYHAGFAAVAKYPAITIPMGYTKVGAPKGLTIIGKPFSEQDLLKWAYVYEQETKRRKTPQDYDE, via the coding sequence ATGAAAAAACTTTTACTTCTTTTTATAGCCGGTAGCTTGCTTGTTTCCTGCAAGGACGATAAAAAAGCAGATACTGTTTCCGAAGAACAAAATGTAGAGAATCCAAGAGATACCATTAAAGAAATGGACTTTAAGGTGGTCGATTCTAAATTTATCGATAATGATAGTCTTTGGAAGCCTTTTGAAAAAGACCTGGACAGCATGACTGCGGAAGTATATGAAGAAGTAAGAGGTTACGTCTATGAAAAATCCATCCCGGAGATTCAAGAAGCCGTCTCAGCCGGAAAGCTTACCTACGAAGAGCTCGCATTGTTCTATCTTACCAGGATCAGGGAGTATGACCGCAATAATGACTTTTCTCTGAATTCGGTTATTTCTCTCAATCCAAACCTGCTGGCGGAAGCACGGCAAAAAGATGAGGACCTTAAAAATGCAAAAGATCCTCATGCGATATACGGAATTCCTGTGTTGCTAAAAGATAATATCGATACCGAAGCTATGGCTACCACCGCCGGAGCTGCAGCTCTCCAAAATAACCAGACCCAGGACGCTTTTATCGTGCAAAAACTGAAAGAAAATGGTGCGCTGATTCTAGGAAAAGCAAACCTTAGCGAATGGGCTTATTTCTTTTGTGGCGATTGTCCCAGCGGCTATTCAGCGGTTGGCGGGCAAACGCTCAATCCTTACGGAAGAAAGAAATTCGATACCGGTGGTTCCAGCAGCGGTAGCGGTGTGGCCGTGGCGGCAAACCTGGCGCCGGTTGCGGTAGGATCAGAAACCTCGGGGTCGATACTTTCACCATCCAGCCAGAATTCGATTGTAGGTTTAAAACCGACAATCGGCTTATTAAGTCGTGGCGGAATTGTGCCAATTTCCAGTACCTTGGATACACCTGGCCCCATGACCCGTACGGTGATAGATAATGCGATCTTACTTTCAGCGATGTCTGGAATTGATCCGGAAGACCCCGCTTCTGAAATGGCGGCCAAACCCGCTTTTGATTATACTGAAATTACCCAGGCAGACCTTAGCGGTAAGCGCTTCGGTGCTATTATACGACTGATGGAAGACAGCCTGTACGTTCGGGCGATCAACGACCTGAAAAAGGCCGGGGCAGAAATAGTGGAATATGAGGCTGAAGAGATCAATTTGCCCAATTTCGTGCGCCTGCTGAACCTGGATATGAAAAAAGACCTGCCATCTTATTTTGAAAACTACGGTGGGGATGTTGGTTTAAAAAATGTTCAGGATGTTATGGAATATAATTCTGAAGACACCCTGAAAAGAGCACCTTACGGGCAACGATTATTCCAGGGAATTGTAGATGATTCAGCTTCCGAAGAAGATTTTGCCGCGATCAAGGACACGTTGAAGACCAATGGAACGAGATTCCTGGAAAAGCCGATGAGGGAACATAACCTGGATGGAATCCTTTCCATCAATAATTACCATGCTGGTTTTGCCGCAGTGGCAAAATATCCTGCGATTACGATCCCTATGGGTTATACGAAGGTTGGCGCTCCAAAAGGACTTACCATTATCGGGAAACCTTTTTCTGAACAGGACCTGTTGAAATGGGCCTATGTGTACGAGCAGGAAACCAAACGCCGAAAAACCCCACAGGATTACGATGAGTAA